A portion of the Micromonospora vinacea genome contains these proteins:
- the pglW gene encoding BREX system serine/threonine kinase PglW encodes MQEGRWTTITPSQFAHEREALAHVQALLPDSEPYRAWSNFTFTAQTGHPYEVDLLVAAPGGLYLIEIKSLNGRLRSSGSNWILQGPNGTRTFDNPLHLADAKAKKLKSLLQVAASRRKGQPVRIPFVQAAVFLSKPGLKVELSEHHLHGIFGPEPAPGHEPGLLPAITSLLQRPPQDERQRVTKEMSAALPDLLDAVGIARSRRHCQIGAWELETRPFDVGPTWQDHQARHRDLEREQRRVRIYLVERNAVQTERASIERAAKREMLALHGINHPGIVQVDAMESHEAGPALIFRYDSRSVRLDHYIAQYGDRLDALSRLAMIRQLAETVAYAHGRRLHHRALSARSVLVNPGRARRGGSDDEAWLMPQLQISDWQAATRGVDSAGGSSGQPVTLSSHATAHIERSAEAYLAPELTAPTPDAVAMDVFGLGALAYLILTGQPPATKRPELLARLARDNGLRAAAVADGISEFADELIQAATAPVPAQRLTTVADFVEMLQLVEDELTSPPPGSVHPEEPAPEQPDPLEARGGDRVGEWKIVRRLGTGSTCRAFLGFNERTRREEVLKVGLSDEKGARLAHEARVLSPLTDSRVIRLARPEPLQLGNRTVVVLEHAGDHTLARKLRDDGRLTVDELETYSDYLFGALDYLEGEGVYHRDIKPDNIAIRIRPNRTRQLVLFDFSLAGVSVKEIIAGTPRYLDPFLGAANRPVYDKHAEWYALAVTLHEMASGELPVWGDGGTEPQLTDGPPVLAAEAFDPAIRDGLVEFFQRALHRDHRRRHASLKDLRDAWQDVFRRSDASTPVGTEHPDVDEPDEQVAAAARDEAAGKATRATALEAAGLTPRAVSAAHRLEATTVGELLTVSNKLAHLPGLGAKTRQELQRRVKEWRQRLGERETLPTTPAARKAASEEAATETTAGHGDTDLVRVGLDAIATLLVPAKNGRNATEIEGTRLLLHLPDESGALPALQLWPQQPQVASALGVTAGRVAQILGKQRKRWHEIPVVASVRTQIIELLHDGGRVMGVAELAAALLSSRGSVRTGDELRLAVAVAAVRAAVEVDALADEPRLLLRRHSRADIDGKPHPRGDRLLVALEVSDDDAPETPAAPALLDYADALGKAADKLAASEVLPSPATVLRTLAAVTVPGGAAEAFDERRRVLLAAVASERAAATARLELYPRNLDPVRALRLAQAGLVPPTTPSDGRRGLTPTHVADRVTARFPELDPLPGHPKLDRLLAEAGFELRWDRDRYVSPPPRAASSSVSIIQRRPSVTATPSRWTAESPELAAAMRAEERLAGARAAGGFRALTVRLNRYHLAREELARRFDARPINVAARFLNHLHALVDARPKPTWETVLSADIAQEGSRAAIKLGEYVEQAWQLTVPSLRAMLSAGDGPVLLHDAAVLARYRAMERLHEVADAARGGAGNVWLLCPMEDPALLPKLDGVVVRVGDNEWIALPDAWVVNAHRSTVAAS; translated from the coding sequence ATGCAGGAGGGCCGTTGGACGACGATCACGCCGTCGCAGTTCGCGCACGAGCGGGAGGCGCTGGCGCACGTCCAGGCGCTGCTGCCGGACAGTGAGCCCTACCGCGCCTGGTCGAACTTCACCTTCACCGCCCAGACCGGGCACCCCTACGAGGTCGACCTGTTGGTCGCCGCGCCCGGCGGCCTCTACCTCATCGAGATCAAGAGCCTGAACGGCCGTCTGCGATCCAGCGGCTCCAACTGGATCCTCCAGGGCCCGAACGGCACCCGCACCTTCGACAACCCGCTGCATCTAGCCGACGCCAAGGCCAAGAAGCTCAAGTCGCTGCTCCAGGTGGCCGCCTCGCGACGCAAGGGTCAGCCGGTCAGGATCCCCTTCGTGCAGGCGGCGGTGTTCCTGTCCAAGCCTGGCCTGAAGGTGGAGCTGTCGGAGCATCATCTCCACGGCATCTTCGGTCCGGAGCCGGCCCCGGGTCACGAACCGGGGCTGTTGCCGGCGATCACCTCGCTGCTGCAGCGTCCACCGCAGGACGAACGGCAGCGGGTCACTAAGGAGATGTCGGCGGCGTTGCCCGACCTCCTCGACGCCGTGGGCATCGCCCGTAGCCGCCGGCACTGCCAGATCGGCGCGTGGGAGTTGGAGACCCGTCCGTTCGACGTCGGCCCCACCTGGCAGGACCACCAGGCGCGGCACCGCGATCTGGAGCGCGAACAGCGCCGGGTGCGGATCTACCTGGTCGAGCGCAACGCCGTGCAGACCGAACGGGCCAGCATCGAACGTGCCGCCAAGCGCGAGATGCTGGCCCTGCACGGCATCAACCACCCGGGCATCGTGCAGGTCGACGCGATGGAGTCGCACGAGGCCGGCCCGGCGCTGATCTTCCGGTACGACTCTCGGTCGGTGCGTCTCGACCATTACATCGCCCAGTACGGTGACCGCCTCGACGCGCTGAGCAGACTCGCGATGATCCGCCAGCTTGCCGAGACGGTGGCGTACGCACACGGTCGGCGGCTGCACCACCGTGCGCTCTCTGCTCGCAGCGTGTTGGTGAACCCTGGCCGGGCGCGGCGTGGTGGCAGCGACGACGAAGCGTGGCTGATGCCTCAGCTGCAGATCAGTGACTGGCAGGCGGCGACCCGAGGCGTGGACAGCGCTGGCGGCAGCAGCGGCCAGCCAGTGACTCTCTCCTCGCACGCGACCGCACACATCGAGCGGTCCGCCGAGGCGTACCTCGCTCCGGAGTTGACGGCGCCGACTCCTGACGCTGTGGCGATGGATGTCTTCGGCCTCGGCGCACTGGCGTACCTGATCCTGACCGGTCAACCACCGGCCACGAAGCGCCCCGAACTGCTGGCCCGGTTGGCTCGGGACAACGGTCTGCGGGCCGCCGCTGTTGCCGACGGCATCAGCGAGTTCGCCGACGAGTTGATCCAGGCCGCCACCGCACCTGTCCCGGCCCAGCGGCTCACCACGGTCGCCGACTTCGTCGAGATGCTCCAGCTCGTCGAGGACGAGTTGACCAGCCCACCACCGGGTTCGGTGCACCCGGAGGAGCCGGCACCCGAGCAACCCGACCCGCTGGAGGCGCGTGGGGGCGACCGAGTCGGCGAGTGGAAGATCGTCCGCCGCCTCGGCACCGGTTCGACCTGTCGGGCGTTCCTCGGCTTCAACGAGCGCACCCGGCGGGAAGAGGTCCTGAAGGTTGGGCTCTCCGACGAGAAGGGCGCCCGGCTGGCCCACGAGGCCCGGGTGCTCAGCCCGCTCACCGACTCCCGGGTGATCCGGCTGGCCCGACCGGAGCCGTTGCAACTGGGCAACCGCACCGTGGTGGTGCTTGAGCACGCTGGCGACCACACACTGGCGCGCAAGCTGCGCGACGACGGTCGGCTCACGGTTGACGAGCTGGAGACGTACAGCGACTACCTCTTTGGCGCCCTCGACTACCTGGAGGGCGAGGGCGTCTATCACCGCGATATCAAGCCGGACAACATCGCCATCCGGATCCGGCCCAACCGCACCAGGCAGTTGGTGCTCTTCGACTTCTCCCTGGCCGGAGTCTCGGTCAAAGAGATCATCGCCGGTACTCCGCGCTATCTGGACCCGTTTCTCGGCGCTGCTAATCGTCCCGTCTACGACAAGCACGCCGAGTGGTACGCGCTCGCGGTCACCCTGCACGAGATGGCGTCCGGAGAGCTGCCCGTCTGGGGCGACGGCGGCACCGAACCGCAACTCACCGACGGTCCGCCGGTGCTGGCCGCCGAGGCGTTCGACCCGGCGATCCGCGACGGCCTCGTGGAGTTCTTTCAGCGGGCACTGCACCGCGACCACCGTCGACGCCACGCGTCGCTGAAGGACCTGCGCGACGCCTGGCAGGACGTCTTCCGCCGCTCGGACGCGAGCACCCCGGTCGGCACCGAGCACCCGGACGTCGACGAGCCGGACGAGCAGGTCGCCGCCGCGGCCCGCGACGAGGCCGCCGGCAAGGCCACCCGGGCAACCGCCCTGGAGGCCGCCGGCCTCACTCCACGCGCGGTCTCGGCCGCACACCGCCTGGAGGCCACCACCGTCGGCGAGCTGCTCACGGTCTCCAACAAGCTCGCCCACCTGCCCGGTCTAGGCGCGAAGACCCGCCAGGAGCTGCAACGCCGGGTCAAGGAGTGGCGGCAGCGTCTGGGGGAGCGGGAAACGCTGCCCACCACGCCCGCCGCCCGCAAGGCGGCCAGCGAAGAAGCGGCCACCGAGACCACCGCCGGCCACGGCGACACCGATCTGGTACGCGTCGGCCTGGACGCCATCGCCACGCTGCTCGTCCCGGCGAAGAATGGCCGCAACGCCACCGAGATCGAGGGCACCCGGCTGCTGCTGCACCTGCCCGACGAGTCAGGGGCGCTGCCGGCGTTGCAGCTGTGGCCGCAGCAGCCGCAGGTGGCCTCCGCGCTGGGCGTCACCGCCGGTCGGGTCGCGCAGATCCTCGGCAAGCAACGCAAGCGCTGGCACGAGATCCCGGTGGTCGCCAGCGTGCGTACTCAGATCATCGAGCTGTTGCACGACGGCGGCCGGGTCATGGGCGTCGCCGAGCTGGCCGCGGCGCTGCTGAGTAGCCGCGGCTCGGTGCGCACTGGGGACGAGCTGCGTCTCGCGGTGGCCGTCGCGGCGGTGCGTGCCGCCGTGGAGGTCGACGCGCTCGCCGACGAGCCGCGACTGTTGCTGCGCCGGCACTCCCGCGCCGACATCGACGGCAAGCCTCACCCGCGCGGCGACCGGCTGCTGGTGGCGTTGGAGGTCAGCGATGACGACGCGCCGGAAACCCCGGCCGCGCCGGCGCTGCTCGACTATGCCGACGCGCTCGGCAAGGCCGCCGACAAACTCGCCGCGAGTGAGGTGCTACCCAGCCCCGCAACAGTGCTGCGTACCCTCGCGGCCGTGACCGTGCCCGGCGGGGCGGCCGAGGCGTTCGACGAACGACGGCGGGTGTTGCTCGCCGCAGTGGCCTCCGAGCGGGCCGCCGCCACCGCGCGGCTGGAGCTCTACCCGCGCAACCTCGACCCGGTGCGGGCGCTGCGGCTGGCCCAGGCCGGCCTGGTGCCGCCGACGACCCCGTCTGACGGACGGCGCGGGCTGACCCCGACGCACGTCGCCGACCGGGTCACCGCGCGCTTCCCGGAGCTGGACCCGCTGCCAGGCCACCCCAAACTGGATCGGCTACTGGCCGAGGCTGGCTTCGAGCTGCGGTGGGACCGGGACCGGTACGTCTCGCCACCGCCCCGCGCGGCCTCGTCCTCGGTGTCGATCATCCAGCGGCGTCCGTCGGTCACCGCGACGCCGAGCCGGTGGACGGCCGAGTCTCCGGAACTGGCGGCGGCGATGCGCGCCGAGGAGCGGCTGGCCGGCGCTCGGGCCGCGGGTGGGTTCCGGGCGCTGACGGTACGCCTCAACCGGTACCACCTGGCCCGAGAGGAGTTGGCGCGACGCTTCGACGCCCGGCCGATCAACGTGGCGGCACGCTTCCTGAATCACCTGCATGCCCTGGTCGACGCCCGTCCGAAGCCGACATGGGAGACCGTGCTCAGCGCGGACATCGCCCAGGAGGGGTCGCGGGCGGCGATCAAACTGGGGGAGTACGTCGAGCAGGCGTGGCAACTCACCGTGCCGTCGCTGCGCGCCATGCTGTCGGCCGGGGATGGGCCGGTGCTGCTGCACGATGCGGCGGTGCTGGCTCGGTACCGGGCGATGGAGAGGCTGCACGAGGTGGCTGACGCGGCGCGCGGTGGGGCGGGGAATGTGTGGCTGCTCTGCCCGATGGAGGATCCGGCGCTGCTGCCCAAGCTGGACGGTGTGGTGGTGCGGGTGGGCGACAACGAGTGGATCGCCCTACCGGACGCCTGGGTCGTCAACGCCCACCGCAGCACGGTGGCAGCCTCCTGA
- a CDS encoding PH domain-containing protein: MVEVQQVQQATGPLPPIMPSSAPPRQVPPAGEPGVLWSAVGQPLTGIGAGRYKLTATMLYFERGVLSTNAQQVPIAHVVDVDLRQSLTQKARGVGSVVVKVQRTNGLELVVLEDLPDPRAAVAVINQTAQAARLVEQQRMNTHHYAGLPPMAPAMPPAPVPTGVDPIAQLRQLGELRDAGILTEVEFTTKKAEILSRL; this comes from the coding sequence GTGGTCGAGGTGCAGCAAGTGCAGCAGGCGACCGGCCCGCTCCCGCCGATCATGCCATCGAGCGCGCCGCCGCGTCAGGTGCCTCCCGCTGGCGAACCGGGTGTGCTGTGGTCCGCTGTCGGTCAACCGCTTACCGGCATCGGCGCTGGTCGGTACAAGTTGACAGCAACCATGCTGTATTTCGAGCGGGGAGTCCTTTCGACAAACGCGCAGCAGGTGCCAATCGCACACGTCGTCGATGTCGATCTGCGGCAGTCACTCACCCAGAAGGCGCGTGGGGTCGGGAGCGTCGTCGTGAAGGTGCAGCGGACGAACGGCTTGGAACTGGTAGTTCTGGAAGACCTTCCCGATCCGCGTGCGGCTGTTGCGGTGATCAACCAAACGGCGCAGGCAGCTCGGCTTGTCGAGCAGCAACGGATGAACACCCATCACTACGCGGGCCTGCCGCCGATGGCGCCGGCGATGCCGCCCGCCCCAGTACCCACTGGGGTCGACCCGATCGCGCAGCTCCGACAACTCGGCGAGCTGCGTGACGCAGGCATTCTGACTGAGGTCGAATTTACGACCAAGAAGGCAGAAATCCTCTCCAGGCTCTGA